One genomic region from Osmerus eperlanus chromosome 6, fOsmEpe2.1, whole genome shotgun sequence encodes:
- the ddx21 gene encoding nucleolar RNA helicase 2 isoform X2 has protein sequence MPSKIISQTEDVAMVEETDSTEESKTPKKLKEKKNKEKKLKKIKLEDAHPVEEEVEECEPPPPKKKKKKKRDKADQANGHADPSIDTNGNSVESPLETISTHSIEEISEAEKIEKKKRKKEKKRASVEKEQEVNGISPMTPLTNGHSTLVTPTVTPALTPAQSSEEDSDNEKDTETPEQKEGAFSNFRISPQTIKLLQARGVKYLFDIQAKTFNSVYDGKDVVGQARTGTGKTFSFAVPLVEKLQADPEDKSRGRAPKVLVLTPTRELAIQVAKDFKDVTKKLALTCFYGGSSYMPQLDAIRSGIDILVGTPGRIKDHLQNNKLDLSQLRHVVLDEVDQMLDMGFAEQVEEILSVSYKKDSEDNPQTLLFSATCPPWVYEVAKRYMRGQYEHVDLIGKKTQKAATTVEHMAIACHWSQRAAVIGDVVQVYSGSHGRTIIFCETKKDANELSLNASIKQSAQSLHGDIPQKQREITLKGFRNGSFEVLVATNVAARGLDIPEVDLVVQCSPPKDVESYIHRSGRTGRAGRTGVCICFYQRKEEDQLRHVEHKAGITFKRVGVPTANDIIKSSSKDAVRYLDSVPTTAIEYFRASAEKLIEERGAVSALAAALAHISGATSLEQRSLLNSDAGFTTMQLSCSQEIHSFGYAWRGLKEQLGEEIDNVLRGMTFVKGKMGVCFDVPADKVKEVQDTWQDGRRWQLTIAMELPELEEKPRMGGDRGDRGFGGRSFRGGGGGRGGNRGNSYGSGGGGGGNWRGGQKRSFSSAFDY, from the exons ATGCCGTCAAAGATCATCTCTCAAACCGAAGACGTAGCCATGGTGGAGGAAACCGACTCTACCGAGGAGAGCAAGACACCCAAA AAACtaaaggagaagaaaaacaagGAGAAGAAACTGAAAAAGATTAAGTTGGAGGATGCTCAtcctgtggaggaggaagtggaagaaTGCGAACCTCCACCgcccaagaagaagaagaagaagaagagagacaaggCAGACCAAGCTAACGGGCACGCGGACCCATCAATCGACACGAATGGCAACAGTGTCGAATCACCTTTGGAAACAATCTCCACTCATTCCATCGAAGAGATCAGCGAAGCAGAGAAAATAGAG aagaagaagaggaagaaggagaagaagagagcatCAGTTGAAAAGGAGCAAGAGGTCAACGGAATCTCACCTATGACCCCCCTGACTAACGGACATTCCACCTTGGTGACCCCTACCGTGACCCCGGCCCTGACCCCGGCCCAGTCCAGCGAGGAGGACTCCGATAACGAGAAAGATACG GAGACACCAGAACAGAAAGAAGGAGCTTTCTCCAACTTCAGAATCTCCCCTCAGACCATCAAGCTGCTGCAAG CGCGCGGGGTGAAATACCTGTTTGACATCCAGGCCAAGACCTTCAACTCTGTGTACGACGGGAAGGATGTGGTGGGTCAGGCTCGCACAGGCACAGGGAAGACGTTCTCCTTCGCCGTGCCCCTGGTGGAGAAACTGCAGGCTGACCCTGAAGACAAGAGCCGAGGAAGAGCccccaag GTGCTGGTGCTGACCCCCACCAGAGAGCTGGCCATCCAAGTGGCCAAGGACTTCAAGGACGTCACCAAGAAGCTGGCGCTGACCTGCTTCTACGGAGGCAGCTCCTACATGCCCCAGC TGGATGCCATCCGTAGCGGGATCGACATCCTGGTGGGCACGCCTGGCCGTATCAAGGACCACCTCCAGAACAACAAGCTGGACCTCTCCCAGCTCCGGCATGTGGTGCTGGACGAGGTGGACCAGATGCTGGACATGGGCTTCGctgagcaggtggaggagatcctgtctgtctcctacaagaaag actcggAGGACAACCCCCAGACCCTGCTGTTCTCCGCCACCTGCCCCCCCTGGGTGTACGAGGTGGCCAAGCGCTACATGAGGGGCCAGTACGAACACGTGGACCTGATCGGCAAGAAGACCCAGAAGGCTGCCACCAcagtggag cacaTGGCCATCGCGTGTCACTGGTCCCAGCGAGCGGCCGTCATCGGGGACGTGGTCCAGGTGTATTCTGGGAGTCACGGGCGCACCATCATCTTCTGTGAGACCAAGAAGGACGCCAACGAACTCTCCCTGAACGCCTCCATcaaacag AGTGCCCAGTCCCTGCACGGAGACATCCCGCAGAAGCAGCGAGAGATCACGCTGAAGGGCTTCAGGAACGGCTCCTTCGAGGTGCTGGTGGCCACCAACGTAGCGGCCCGCGGCCTGGACATCCCTGAGGTGGACCTGGTGGTGCAGTGTTCTCCTCccaag gacgTCGAGTCGTACATCCACAGGTCCGGCCGTACGGGCAGGGCTGGCAGGACAGGCGTGTGCATCTGCTTCTACCAGCGGAAGGAGGAGGACCAGCTACGCCACGTAGAGCACAAGGCT GGAATCACATTTAAACGGGTGGGTGTTCCTACTGCCAATGACATTATCAAGTCGTCCAGTAAAGATGCTGTCAG gtatCTGGACTCTGTGCCGACAACAGCCATCGAGTATTTCCGCGCGTCGGCAGAGAAGCTGATTGAGGAGCGTGGGGCGGTGAGCGCCCTGGCTGCTGCCCTCGCTCACATCTCTGGAGCGACCTCCCTGGAGCAGAGGTCTCTGCTCAACTCTGACGCT ggCTTCACCACCATGCAGCTGAGCTGCTCCCAGGAGATCCACAGCTTTGGCTACGCGTGGCGGGGTCTGAAGGAGCAGCTGGGCGAGGAGATCGACAACGTCCTCCGCGGCATGACCTTCGTCAAGGGCAAAATG GGGGTGTGTTTCGACGTTCCTGCTGACAAAGTCAAGGAGGTCCAG gacacaTGGCAGGACGGTCGCCGCTGGCAACTCACCATCGCCATGGAGCTGCCCGAGCTGGAGGAGAAACCAAGGATGGGCGGTGACCGCGGCGACCGAGGTTTCGGAGGACGCTCGTTCCGgggcggtggaggaggaaggggcggTAACCGTGGAAACAGTTATgggagtggaggtggtggtgggggcaaCTGGCGAGGTGGACAGAAACGAAGCTTCAGCAGTGCCTTTGACTACTA A
- the ddx21 gene encoding nucleolar RNA helicase 2 isoform X1 produces MPSKIISQTEDVAMVEETDSTEESKTPKKLKEKKNKEKKLKKIKLEDAHPVEEEVEECEPPPPKKKKKKKRDKADQANGHADPSIDTNGNSVESPLETISTHSIEEISEAEKIEKKKRKKEKKRASVEKEQEVNGISPMTPLTNGHSTLVTPTVTPALTPAQSSEEDSDNEKDTETPEQKEGAFSNFRISPQTIKLLQARGVKYLFDIQAKTFNSVYDGKDVVGQARTGTGKTFSFAVPLVEKLQADPEDKSRGRAPKVLVLTPTRELAIQVAKDFKDVTKKLALTCFYGGSSYMPQLDAIRSGIDILVGTPGRIKDHLQNNKLDLSQLRHVVLDEVDQMLDMGFAEQVEEILSVSYKKDSEDNPQTLLFSATCPPWVYEVAKRYMRGQYEHVDLIGKKTQKAATTVEHMAIACHWSQRAAVIGDVVQVYSGSHGRTIIFCETKKDANELSLNASIKQSAQSLHGDIPQKQREITLKGFRNGSFEVLVATNVAARGLDIPEVDLVVQCSPPKDVESYIHRSGRTGRAGRTGVCICFYQRKEEDQLRHVEHKAGITFKRVGVPTANDIIKSSSKDAVRYLDSVPTTAIEYFRASAEKLIEERGAVSALAAALAHISGATSLEQRSLLNSDAGFTTMQLSCSQEIHSFGYAWRGLKEQLGEEIDNVLRGMTFVKGKMGVCFDVPADKVKEVQDTWQDGRRWQLTIAMELPELEEKPRMGGDRGDRGFGGRSFRGGGGGRGGNRGNSYGSGGGGGGNWRGGQKRSFSSAFDY; encoded by the exons ATGCCGTCAAAGATCATCTCTCAAACCGAAGACGTAGCCATGGTGGAGGAAACCGACTCTACCGAGGAGAGCAAGACACCCAAA AAACtaaaggagaagaaaaacaagGAGAAGAAACTGAAAAAGATTAAGTTGGAGGATGCTCAtcctgtggaggaggaagtggaagaaTGCGAACCTCCACCgcccaagaagaagaagaagaagaagagagacaaggCAGACCAAGCTAACGGGCACGCGGACCCATCAATCGACACGAATGGCAACAGTGTCGAATCACCTTTGGAAACAATCTCCACTCATTCCATCGAAGAGATCAGCGAAGCAGAGAAAATAGAG aagaagaagaggaagaaggagaagaagagagcatCAGTTGAAAAGGAGCAAGAGGTCAACGGAATCTCACCTATGACCCCCCTGACTAACGGACATTCCACCTTGGTGACCCCTACCGTGACCCCGGCCCTGACCCCGGCCCAGTCCAGCGAGGAGGACTCCGATAACGAGAAAGATACG GAGACACCAGAACAGAAAGAAGGAGCTTTCTCCAACTTCAGAATCTCCCCTCAGACCATCAAGCTGCTGCAAG CGCGCGGGGTGAAATACCTGTTTGACATCCAGGCCAAGACCTTCAACTCTGTGTACGACGGGAAGGATGTGGTGGGTCAGGCTCGCACAGGCACAGGGAAGACGTTCTCCTTCGCCGTGCCCCTGGTGGAGAAACTGCAGGCTGACCCTGAAGACAAGAGCCGAGGAAGAGCccccaag GTGCTGGTGCTGACCCCCACCAGAGAGCTGGCCATCCAAGTGGCCAAGGACTTCAAGGACGTCACCAAGAAGCTGGCGCTGACCTGCTTCTACGGAGGCAGCTCCTACATGCCCCAGC TGGATGCCATCCGTAGCGGGATCGACATCCTGGTGGGCACGCCTGGCCGTATCAAGGACCACCTCCAGAACAACAAGCTGGACCTCTCCCAGCTCCGGCATGTGGTGCTGGACGAGGTGGACCAGATGCTGGACATGGGCTTCGctgagcaggtggaggagatcctgtctgtctcctacaagaaag actcggAGGACAACCCCCAGACCCTGCTGTTCTCCGCCACCTGCCCCCCCTGGGTGTACGAGGTGGCCAAGCGCTACATGAGGGGCCAGTACGAACACGTGGACCTGATCGGCAAGAAGACCCAGAAGGCTGCCACCAcagtggag cacaTGGCCATCGCGTGTCACTGGTCCCAGCGAGCGGCCGTCATCGGGGACGTGGTCCAGGTGTATTCTGGGAGTCACGGGCGCACCATCATCTTCTGTGAGACCAAGAAGGACGCCAACGAACTCTCCCTGAACGCCTCCATcaaacag AGTGCCCAGTCCCTGCACGGAGACATCCCGCAGAAGCAGCGAGAGATCACGCTGAAGGGCTTCAGGAACGGCTCCTTCGAGGTGCTGGTGGCCACCAACGTAGCGGCCCGCGGCCTGGACATCCCTGAGGTGGACCTGGTGGTGCAGTGTTCTCCTCccaag gacgTCGAGTCGTACATCCACAGGTCCGGCCGTACGGGCAGGGCTGGCAGGACAGGCGTGTGCATCTGCTTCTACCAGCGGAAGGAGGAGGACCAGCTACGCCACGTAGAGCACAAGGCT GGAATCACATTTAAACGGGTGGGTGTTCCTACTGCCAATGACATTATCAAGTCGTCCAGTAAAGATGCTGTCAG gtatCTGGACTCTGTGCCGACAACAGCCATCGAGTATTTCCGCGCGTCGGCAGAGAAGCTGATTGAGGAGCGTGGGGCGGTGAGCGCCCTGGCTGCTGCCCTCGCTCACATCTCTGGAGCGACCTCCCTGGAGCAGAGGTCTCTGCTCAACTCTGACGCT ggCTTCACCACCATGCAGCTGAGCTGCTCCCAGGAGATCCACAGCTTTGGCTACGCGTGGCGGGGTCTGAAGGAGCAGCTGGGCGAGGAGATCGACAACGTCCTCCGCGGCATGACCTTCGTCAAGGGCAAAATG GGGGTGTGTTTCGACGTTCCTGCTGACAAAGTCAAGGAGGTCCAG gacacaTGGCAGGACGGTCGCCGCTGGCAACTCACCATCGCCATGGAGCTGCCCGAGCTGGAGGAGAAACCAAGGATGGGCGGTGACCGCGGCGACCGAGGTTTCGGAGGACGCTCGTTCCGgggcggtggaggaggaaggggcggTAACCGTGGAAACAGTTATgggagtggaggtggtggtgggggcaaCTGGCGAGGTGGACAGAAACGAAGCTTCAGCAGTGCCTTTGACTACTAA
- the LOC134021884 gene encoding interferon regulatory factor 1-like isoform X3, protein MRPPASASDPGRLRLRPWLEQQIQSGRYPGVSWLDQSTGVFQIPWKHAARHGWSIDRDASLFRSWAMYTGLSSGLSLGVQGWEAAVKLRPDPQSNSCVPLDRFPDVFCSSRGVQEDGSSGLLQARARESLPPYCTIKQEEATTAEQISSSYCSSSSTTGEQISSSYCSSSSTTGEQISSSFHLLPKASSCAPHTQRIWDSPTADQEQTEAVFKIVDQLSSSDWGQLGEPRCWRPSGSFWEDCFSDDLDPLTSDPCALQTDSYYWPSASLRAPVEACTPGLSQ, encoded by the exons ATGcgtccccctgcctctgcctctgatcCAGGCAGGTTGCGTCTGCGACCGTGGCTGGAACAGCAGATCCAGTCTGGGAGATACCCAGGGGTGTCCTGGCTGGACCAG TCAACAGGGGTGTTCCAGATTCCATGGAAGCATGCAGCTCGTCACGGCTGGAGCATCGACAGGGACGCCTCTCTGTTCAGGAGCTGGGCTATGTACACAG GTCTctcttctggtctctctctgggtgtccAGGGATGGGAGGCAGCCGTGAAACTCAGGCCAGACCCCCAAAGCAACTCCTGTGTTCCCCTGGACAGGTTCCCAG ATGTGTTCTGCAGCTCcagaggggtgcaggaggacGGCAGCTCGGGGCTCCTCCaggccagggccagggagagTCTTCCCCCCTACTGCACCATCAAGCAGGAAGAAGCGACCACAGCTGAGCagatctcctcctcctactgctcctcctcctcaaccacaGGAGAGCAGATCTCCTCTTCctactgctcctcctcctcaaccacaGGAGAGCAGATCTCCTCTTCCTTTCATCTCCTCCCAAAGGCCTCTTCCTGCGCCCCTCACACACAAC GTATCTGGGACAGCCCCACAGCCGACCAGGAACAGACAGAAGCTGTGTTTAAG ATTGTGGACCAGTTGAGCAGCTCAGACTGGGGCCAGTTAGGAGAGCCCAGATGCTGGAGACCTTCCGGGTCCTTCTGGGAAGACTGTTTCT CTGATGACCTGGACCCCCTGACATCCGACCCCTGCGCCCTGCAGACGGACAGCTACTACTGGCCCTCCGCATCGCTCAGAGCCCCTGTGGAGGCATGCACACCGGGCCTGTCTCAGTag
- the LOC134021884 gene encoding interferon regulatory factor 1-like isoform X1, with product MRPPASASDPGRLRLRPWLEQQIQSGRYPGVSWLDQSTGVFQIPWKHAARHGWSIDRDASLFRSWAMYTGKYIPGRDKPDPKTWKANFRCALNSLPDVSELREQSLKKGSLASRVYVLLPPRATGRRRRGLSSGLSLGVQGWEAAVKLRPDPQSNSCVPLDRFPDVFCSSRGVQEDGSSGLLQARARESLPPYCTIKQEEATTAEQISSSYCSSSSTTGEQISSSYCSSSSTTGEQISSSFHLLPKASSCAPHTQRIWDSPTADQEQTEAVFKIVDQLSSSDWGQLGEPRCWRPSGSFWEDCFSDDLDPLTSDPCALQTDSYYWPSASLRAPVEACTPGLSQ from the exons ATGcgtccccctgcctctgcctctgatcCAGGCAGGTTGCGTCTGCGACCGTGGCTGGAACAGCAGATCCAGTCTGGGAGATACCCAGGGGTGTCCTGGCTGGACCAG TCAACAGGGGTGTTCCAGATTCCATGGAAGCATGCAGCTCGTCACGGCTGGAGCATCGACAGGGACGCCTCTCTGTTCAGGAGCTGGGCTATGTACACAG gcaagtATATCCCGGGCAGGGACAAGCCAGACCCTAAGACCTGGAAGGCAAACTTCCGCTGTGCCCTGAACTCCCTGCCGGACGTGAGCGAGCTCCGTGAGCAGAGCCTGAAGAAGGGCAGTCTGGCCTCCAGGGTCTACGTGCTGCTGCCCCCCAGGGCCACGGGGCGGCGGAGGAGAG GTCTctcttctggtctctctctgggtgtccAGGGATGGGAGGCAGCCGTGAAACTCAGGCCAGACCCCCAAAGCAACTCCTGTGTTCCCCTGGACAGGTTCCCAG ATGTGTTCTGCAGCTCcagaggggtgcaggaggacGGCAGCTCGGGGCTCCTCCaggccagggccagggagagTCTTCCCCCCTACTGCACCATCAAGCAGGAAGAAGCGACCACAGCTGAGCagatctcctcctcctactgctcctcctcctcaaccacaGGAGAGCAGATCTCCTCTTCctactgctcctcctcctcaaccacaGGAGAGCAGATCTCCTCTTCCTTTCATCTCCTCCCAAAGGCCTCTTCCTGCGCCCCTCACACACAAC GTATCTGGGACAGCCCCACAGCCGACCAGGAACAGACAGAAGCTGTGTTTAAG ATTGTGGACCAGTTGAGCAGCTCAGACTGGGGCCAGTTAGGAGAGCCCAGATGCTGGAGACCTTCCGGGTCCTTCTGGGAAGACTGTTTCT CTGATGACCTGGACCCCCTGACATCCGACCCCTGCGCCCTGCAGACGGACAGCTACTACTGGCCCTCCGCATCGCTCAGAGCCCCTGTGGAGGCATGCACACCGGGCCTGTCTCAGTag
- the LOC134021884 gene encoding interferon regulatory factor 1-like isoform X2 — protein sequence MRPPASASDPGRLRLRPWLEQQIQSGRYPGVSWLDQSTGVFQIPWKHAARHGWSIDRDASLFRSWAMYTGKYIPGRDKPDPKTWKANFRCALNSLPDVSELREQSLKKGSLASRVYVLLPPRATGRRRRGLSSGLSLGVQGWEAAVKLRPDPQSNSCVPLDRFPDVFCSSRGVQEDGSSGLLQARARESLPPYCTIKQEEATTAEQISSSYCSSSSTTGEQISSSYCSSSSTTGEQISSSFHLLPKASSCAPHTQRIWDSPTADQEQTEAVFKVVAPGGSYTGDCLHPS from the exons ATGcgtccccctgcctctgcctctgatcCAGGCAGGTTGCGTCTGCGACCGTGGCTGGAACAGCAGATCCAGTCTGGGAGATACCCAGGGGTGTCCTGGCTGGACCAG TCAACAGGGGTGTTCCAGATTCCATGGAAGCATGCAGCTCGTCACGGCTGGAGCATCGACAGGGACGCCTCTCTGTTCAGGAGCTGGGCTATGTACACAG gcaagtATATCCCGGGCAGGGACAAGCCAGACCCTAAGACCTGGAAGGCAAACTTCCGCTGTGCCCTGAACTCCCTGCCGGACGTGAGCGAGCTCCGTGAGCAGAGCCTGAAGAAGGGCAGTCTGGCCTCCAGGGTCTACGTGCTGCTGCCCCCCAGGGCCACGGGGCGGCGGAGGAGAG GTCTctcttctggtctctctctgggtgtccAGGGATGGGAGGCAGCCGTGAAACTCAGGCCAGACCCCCAAAGCAACTCCTGTGTTCCCCTGGACAGGTTCCCAG ATGTGTTCTGCAGCTCcagaggggtgcaggaggacGGCAGCTCGGGGCTCCTCCaggccagggccagggagagTCTTCCCCCCTACTGCACCATCAAGCAGGAAGAAGCGACCACAGCTGAGCagatctcctcctcctactgctcctcctcctcaaccacaGGAGAGCAGATCTCCTCTTCctactgctcctcctcctcaaccacaGGAGAGCAGATCTCCTCTTCCTTTCATCTCCTCCCAAAGGCCTCTTCCTGCGCCCCTCACACACAAC GTATCTGGGACAGCCCCACAGCCGACCAGGAACAGACAGAAGCTGTGTTTAAGGTAGTagcaccaggggg gtcatATACTGGAGACTGTTTACAtccatcctaa